Proteins encoded together in one Mobula birostris isolate sMobBir1 chromosome 9, sMobBir1.hap1, whole genome shotgun sequence window:
- the nudt1 gene encoding oxidized purine nucleoside triphosphate hydrolase codes for MVTVKLLTLVMVVKQQQILLGMKKRGFGAGRWNGFGGKLMPGETIEEGAKRELFEESSLTVQSLEKIGQIRFEFVGETELLDVHIFRTDSYQGEPVESEEMRPQWFDVAKLPFNEMWPDDIYWFPLMLQRKMFKGYFKFEGHNTILDYTLKEVDDLADKGF; via the exons ATGGTCACGGTGAAACTGTTGACTCTTGTGATGGTGGTAAAGCAGCAGCAGATCCTTCTGGGGATGAAGAAGCGGGGATTCGGGGCCGGACGATGGAATGGGTTTGGAGGAAAACTGATGCCTGGAGAAACCATAGAGGAAGGAGcaaagag GGAGTTATTTGAGGAAAGTAGTCTGACtgtacagagcttggaaaaaattGGACAGATCCGCTTTGAATTTGTCGGTGAGACTGAACTCCTAGATGTTCACATATTCCGTACAGACAGTTACCAAGGGGAACCCGTTGAATCAGAAG AGATGCGACCACAGTGGTTTGACGTGGCTAAGCTCCCATTCAATGAGATGTGGCCCGATGACATCTACTGGTTCCCCCTGATGCTTCAAAGAAAAATGTTCAAAGGCTATTTCAAATTTGAAGGACATAACACCATTCTAGACTACACACTCAAAGAagtggatgatttggcagataaggGATTCTGA